A genomic stretch from Helianthus annuus cultivar XRQ/B chromosome 1, HanXRQr2.0-SUNRISE, whole genome shotgun sequence includes:
- the LOC110882950 gene encoding serine/threonine-protein kinase D6PK-like isoform X3, giving the protein MGSLYGTHEIVELKDEPTLSDFRIDKGKKAKGCSRYMEDDINKLFEGISMRHSFNGSSFSDETCGATPRKNPSKKPMRMSLSSSSGIGYPEPVSLKQALRGLCISQASEMAAVKRLSLPYSNSPQSTPRLNLEKSTKSVGLLKEMLRAPESDSQSSNEPVQEKKIISNSIRSPIRPEDSLDSVNSEVNSVSNRDKNNVTPSKSTPRSRYKGKSIRTSPRVVKTVKTVIRTKSAVKKKSKPELTSATTASNASVPAKSQLICQKCNCAIKDAKTESKKDSRSLLSSSSTENGMNRKVNDLVNYGKTISVLHSKNSKYGDKGEFTQSSNSSICEYSTSTSISEERNLSGCIVINRPHMSKDMRWQAINHTMKQNGFLGLRHFNLLKKLGCGDIGTVYLAELVGTNYPFAIKVMDNEFLERRQKMPRAHMEREILSILDHPFLPTLYAHFVSENLSCLVMEYCPGGDLHVLRQKQPARYFHEQAARFYVAEVLLALEYLHMLGIVYRDLKPENILVREDGHIMVTDFDLSLRCSVNPTLLQPSSSGPLEPPRMSGPCAGSSCIDPFCIKPTCQQVSCFKSRLLSAPKSRKAKPDLTALNRSLPQLVAEPTEARSNSFVGTHEYLAPEIIKGEGHGSAVDWWTFGIFLYELLYGRTPFKGPGNDETLANVILENLRFPETPLVSFQARDLIKGLLVKEPENRLGSQRGAAEIKQHPFFDGLNWALIRCASPPELPEPYDVTVSKAASLEKAKKYLDYNESSDGHLEFELF; this is encoded by the exons ATGGGTTCACTTTACGGTACCCACGAGATTGTCGAATTGAAAGATGAACCGACATTGAGTGATTTTCGGATCGATAAGGGGAAAAAGGCGAAAGGGTGCAGTCGATACATGGAAGACGACATCAACAAGCTATTCGAAGGTATTAGTATGCGACATTCGTTTAATGGTTCAAGTTTCTCCGATGAAACGTGTGGGGCGACGCCTAGAAAAAACCCGTCGAAGAAGCCGATGCGGATGAGTTTATCGTCTTCGTCGGGAATCGGGTATCCGGAGCCCGTTTCGTTAAAACAAGCGTTGCGGGGATTATGCATTTCGCAAGCTTCGGAAATGGCTGCTGTTAAAAGATTGTCATTGCCGTATAGCAATAGTCCGCAGTCAACCCCTCGGTTGAATCTCGAAAAGTCAACGAAAAGCGTCGGGCTTTTGAAGGAGATGTTGCGTGCACCGGAGTCCGATAGTCAATCTTCGAACGAACCAGTGCAAGAGAAGAAG ATTATTTCGAATTCAATTCGTTCACCAATTCGACCCGAAGATTCATTGGATTCGGTCAACTCTGAAGTCAACTCAGTAAGTAATCGTGACAAGAATAATGTTACGCCAAGTAAGTCAACACCGAGATCACGTTACAAAGGAAAGTCGATAAGAACGTCACCTCGTGTGGTCAAGACGGTGAAGACGGTGATTCGGACGAAGAGCGCCGTGAAGAAAAAGTCAAAGCCGGAATTGACTTCCGCTACTACCGCTTCAAACGCATCCGTTCCAGCGAAATCCCAACTGATATGCCAAAAATGCAATTGTGCGATAAAAGATGCGAAAACCGAGTCGAAGAAAGACTCTCGGTCGCTTCTTTCGTCGAGTAGTACGGAAAACGGGATGAACAGAAAAGTCAACGATTTGGTCAACTATGGTAAAACGATTTCGGTTCTACACAGTAAGAACTCGAAATACGGAGATAAAGGCGAATTCACTCAAAGTTCAAATAGCAGCATATGCGAATACAGTACGAGTACAAGCATTAGCGAAGAACGAAATCTCAGTGGATGCATTGTTATTAATCGACCGCATATGTCGAAAGATATGAGGTGGCAGGCGATTAATCACACGATGAAACAAAACGGGTTTCTCGGATTGAGACATTTCAATCTGTTGAAAAAACTTGGGTGTGGGGATATCGGTACGGTTTATCTTGCGGAATTAGTTGGCACAAATTACCCTTTTGCCATTAAAGTTATGGATAACGAGTTCTTGGAACGACGGCAGAAGATGCCGAGAGCGCATATGGAACGGGAGATTTTGAGCATTTTGGATCACCCGTTTTTACCTACGCTTTATGCGCATTTTGTTTCGGAGAATTTGTCGTGTTTGGTTATGGAGTATTGTCCGGGTGGCGATTTGCATGTTCTTAGGCAGAAGCAGCCTGCTAGATATTTTCACGAACAAGCGGCACG GTTCTATGTTGCAGAGGTTCTTCTTGCTCTAGAATACTTACATATGCTCGGAATCGTATACCGAGACTTGAAACCCGAAAACATTTTAGTTCGAGAAGACGGTCACATCATGGTCACAGATTTCGACCTTTCCCTTAGGTGTTCCGTAAACCCAACTCTACTCCAACCCTCTTCGTCGGGCCCACTTGAGCCACCTAGGATGTCGGGCCCGTGCGCAGGTTCAAGCTGCATCGACCCATTTTGCATCAAACCCACCTGCCAACAAGTCTCATGCTTCAAGTCTAGACTCTTATCCGCACCAAAATCCCGTAAAGCAAAACCCGACTTAACCGCACTAAACCGCTCATTACCACAGCTCGTGGCCGAGCCAACGGAAGCTCGATCCAACTCGTTTGTCGGGACCCACGAGTATCTAGCtccggaaatcatcaaaggagaGGGTCACGGGAGTGCGGTCGATTGGTGGACTTTCGGTATATTTCTTTACGAGCTTTTATACGGGAGGACACCGTTTAAAGGGCCCGGTAACGACGAGACGTTAGCCAATGTGATATTGGAAAACCTTCGGTTTCCCGAAACGCCGTTGGTTAGTTTTCAAGCGCGGGATTTGATCAAAGGGTTATTAGTAAAAGAGCCCGAAAACCGATTGGGGTCACAAAGAGGGGCGGCTGAAATCAAACAACACCCGTTTTTCGATGGGTTGAATTGGGCTTTGATACGGTGTGCGTCTCCGCCCGAGCTGCCCGAACCGTATGATGTCACGGTTTCTAAAGCCGCTTCGTTAGAGAAAGCGAAAAAGTATCTGGATTACAACGAGTCTTCCGATGGGCATCTCGAGTTTGAGTTGTTTTAG
- the LOC110882950 gene encoding serine/threonine-protein kinase D6PK-like isoform X1 — protein sequence MGSLYGTHEIVELKDEPTLSDFRIDKGKKAKGCSRYMEDDINKLFEGISMRHSFNGSSFSDETCGATPRKNPSKKPMRMSLSSSSGIGYPEPVSLKQALRGLCISQASEMAAVKRLSMPYSNSPQSTPRLNLEKSTKSVGLLKEMLRAPESDSQSSNQSSTEPVQEKKIISNSIRSPIRPEDSLDSVNSEVNSVSNRDKNNVTPSKSTPRSRYKGKSIRTSPRVVKTVKTVIRTKSAVKKKSKPELTSATTASNASVPAKSQLICQKCNCAIKDAKTESKKDSRSLLSSSSTENGMNRKVNDLVNYGKTISVLHSKNSKYGDKGEFTQSSNSSICEYSTSTSISEERNLSGCIVINRPHMSKDMRWQAINHTMKQNGFLGLRHFNLLKKLGCGDIGTVYLAELVGTNYPFAIKVMDNEFLERRQKMPRAHMEREILSILDHPFLPTLYAHFVSENLSCLVMEYCPGGDLHVLRQKQPARYFHEQAARFYVAEVLLALEYLHMLGIVYRDLKPENILVREDGHIMVTDFDLSLRCSVNPTLLQPSSSGPLEPPRMSGPCAGSSCIDPFCIKPTCQQVSCFKSRLLSAPKSRKAKPDLTALNRSLPQLVAEPTEARSNSFVGTHEYLAPEIIKGEGHGSAVDWWTFGIFLYELLYGRTPFKGPGNDETLANVILENLRFPETPLVSFQARDLIKGLLVKEPENRLGSQRGAAEIKQHPFFDGLNWALIRCASPPELPEPYDVTVSKAASLEKAKKYLDYNESSDGHLEFELF from the exons ATGGGTTCACTTTACGGTACCCACGAGATTGTCGAATTGAAAGATGAACCGACATTGAGTGATTTTCGGATCGATAAGGGGAAAAAGGCGAAAGGGTGCAGTCGATACATGGAAGACGACATCAACAAGCTATTCGAAGGTATTAGTATGCGACATTCGTTTAATGGTTCAAGTTTCTCCGATGAAACGTGTGGGGCGACGCCTAGAAAAAACCCGTCGAAGAAGCCGATGCGGATGAGTTTATCGTCTTCGTCGGGAATCGGGTATCCGGAGCCCGTTTCGTTAAAACAAGCGTTGCGGGGATTATGCATTTCGCAAGCTTCGGAAATGGCTGCTGTTAAAAG ATTGTCAATGCCGTATAGCAATAGTCCGCAGTCAACTCCTCGGTTGAATCTCGAAAAGTCAACGAAAAGCGTCGGGCTTTTGAAGGAGATGTTGCGTGCACCGGAGTCCGATAGCCAATCTTCTAACCAATCTTCGACCGAACCAGTGCAAGAGAAGAAGATTATTTCGAATTCAATTCGTTCACCAATTCGACCCGAAGATTCATTGGATTCGGTCAACTCTGAAGTCAACTCAGTAAGTAATCGTGACAAGAATAATGTTACGCCAAGTAAGTCAACACCGAGATCACGTTACAAAGGAAAGTCGATAAGAACGTCACCTCGTGTGGTCAAGACGGTGAAGACGGTGATTCGGACGAAGAGCGCCGTGAAGAAAAAGTCAAAGCCGGAATTGACTTCCGCTACTACCGCTTCAAACGCATCCGTTCCAGCGAAATCCCAACTGATATGCCAAAAATGCAATTGTGCGATAAAAGATGCGAAAACCGAGTCGAAGAAAGACTCTCGGTCGCTTCTTTCGTCGAGTAGTACGGAAAACGGGATGAACAGAAAAGTCAACGATTTGGTCAACTATGGTAAAACGATTTCGGTTCTACACAGTAAGAACTCGAAATACGGAGATAAAGGCGAATTCACTCAAAGTTCAAATAGCAGCATATGCGAATACAGTACGAGTACAAGCATTAGCGAAGAACGAAATCTCAGTGGATGCATTGTTATTAATCGACCGCATATGTCGAAAGATATGAGGTGGCAGGCGATTAATCACACGATGAAACAAAACGGGTTTCTCGGATTGAGACATTTCAATCTGTTGAAAAAACTTGGGTGTGGGGATATCGGTACGGTTTATCTTGCGGAATTAGTTGGCACAAATTACCCTTTTGCCATTAAAGTTATGGATAACGAGTTCTTGGAACGACGGCAGAAGATGCCGAGAGCGCATATGGAACGGGAGATTTTGAGCATTTTGGATCACCCGTTTTTACCTACGCTTTATGCGCATTTTGTTTCGGAGAATTTGTCGTGTTTGGTTATGGAGTATTGTCCGGGTGGCGATTTGCATGTTCTTAGGCAGAAGCAGCCTGCTAGATATTTTCACGAACAAGCGGCACG GTTCTATGTTGCAGAGGTTCTTCTTGCTCTAGAATACTTACATATGCTCGGAATCGTATACCGAGACTTGAAACCCGAAAACATTTTAGTTCGAGAAGACGGTCACATCATGGTCACAGATTTCGACCTTTCCCTTAGGTGTTCCGTAAACCCAACTCTACTCCAACCCTCTTCGTCGGGCCCACTTGAGCCACCTAGGATGTCGGGCCCGTGCGCAGGTTCAAGCTGCATCGACCCATTTTGCATCAAACCCACCTGCCAACAAGTCTCATGCTTCAAGTCTAGACTCTTATCCGCACCAAAATCCCGTAAAGCAAAACCCGACTTAACCGCACTAAACCGCTCATTACCACAGCTCGTGGCCGAGCCAACGGAAGCTCGATCCAACTCGTTTGTCGGGACCCACGAGTATCTAGCtccggaaatcatcaaaggagaGGGTCACGGGAGTGCGGTCGATTGGTGGACTTTCGGTATATTTCTTTACGAGCTTTTATACGGGAGGACACCGTTTAAAGGGCCCGGTAACGACGAGACGTTAGCCAATGTGATATTGGAAAACCTTCGGTTTCCCGAAACGCCGTTGGTTAGTTTTCAAGCGCGGGATTTGATCAAAGGGTTATTAGTAAAAGAGCCCGAAAACCGATTGGGGTCACAAAGAGGGGCGGCTGAAATCAAACAACACCCGTTTTTCGATGGGTTGAATTGGGCTTTGATACGGTGTGCGTCTCCGCCCGAGCTGCCCGAACCGTATGATGTCACGGTTTCTAAAGCCGCTTCGTTAGAGAAAGCGAAAAAGTATCTGGATTACAACGAGTCTTCCGATGGGCATCTCGAGTTTGAGTTGTTTTAG
- the LOC110882950 gene encoding serine/threonine-protein kinase D6PK-like isoform X2, whose product MGSLYGTHEIVELKDEPTLSDFRIDKGKKAKGCSRYMEDDINKLFEGISMRHSFNGSSFSDETCGATPRKNPSKKPMRMSLSSSSGIGYPEPVSLKQALRGLCISQASEMAAVKRLSLPYSNSPQSTPRLNLEKSTKSVGLLKEMLRAPESDSQSSNEPVQEKKIISNSIRSPIRPEDSLDSVNSEVNSVSNRDKNNVTPSKSTPRSRYKGKSIRTSPRVVKTVKTVIRTKSAVKKKSKPELTSATTASNASVPAKSQLICQKCNCAIKDAKTESKKDSRSLLSSSSTENGMNRKVNDLVNYGKTISVLHSKNSKYGDKGEFTQSSNSSICEYSTSTSISEERNLSGCIVINRPHMSKDMRWQAINHTMKQNGFLGLRHFNLLKKLGCGDIGTVYLAELVGTNYPFAIKVMDNEFLERRQKMPRAHMEREILSILDHPFLPTLYAHFVSENLSCLVMEYCPGGDLHVLRQKQPARYFHEQAARFYVAEVLLALEYLHMLGIVYRDLKPENILVREDGHIMVTDFDLSLRCSVNPTLLQPSSSGPLEPPRMSGPCAGSSCIDPFCIKPTCQQVSCFKSRLLSAPKSRKAKPDLTALNRSLPQLVAEPTEARSNSFVGTHEYLAPEIIKGEGHGSAVDWWTFGIFLYELLYGRTPFKGPGNDETLANVILENLRFPETPLVSFQARDLIKGLLVKEPENRLGSQRGAAEIKQHPFFDGLNWALIRCASPPELPEPYDVTVSKAASLEKAKKYLDYNESSDGHLEFELF is encoded by the exons ATGGGTTCACTTTACGGTACCCACGAGATTGTCGAATTGAAAGATGAACCGACATTGAGTGATTTTCGGATCGATAAGGGGAAAAAGGCGAAAGGGTGCAGTCGATACATGGAAGACGACATCAACAAGCTATTCGAAGGTATTAGTATGCGACATTCGTTTAATGGTTCAAGTTTCTCCGATGAAACGTGTGGGGCGACGCCTAGAAAAAACCCGTCGAAGAAGCCGATGCGGATGAGTTTATCGTCTTCGTCGGGAATCGGGTATCCGGAGCCCGTTTCGTTAAAACAAGCGTTGCGGGGATTATGCATTTCGCAAGCTTCGGAAATGGCTGCTGTTAAAAGATTGTCATTGCCGTATAGCAATAGTCCGCAGTCAACCCCTCGGTTGAATCTCGAAAAGTCAACGAAAAGCGTCGGGCTTTTGAAGGAGATGTTGCGTGCACCGGAGTCCGATAGTCAATCTTCGAACGAACCAGTGCAAGAGAAGAAGATTATTTCGAATTCAATTCGTTCACCAATTCGACCCGAAGATTCATTGGATTCGGTCAACTCTGAAGTCAACTCAGTAAGTAATCGTGACAAGAATAATGTTACGCCAAGTAAGTCAACACCGAGATCACGTTACAAAGGAAAGTCGATAAGAACGTCACCTCGTGTGGTCAAGACGGTGAAGACGGTGATTCGGACGAAGAGCGCCGTGAAGAAAAAGTCAAAGCCGGAATTGACTTCCGCTACTACCGCTTCAAACGCATCCGTTCCAGCGAAATCCCAACTGATATGCCAAAAATGCAATTGTGCGATAAAAGATGCGAAAACCGAGTCGAAGAAAGACTCTCGGTCGCTTCTTTCGTCGAGTAGTACGGAAAACGGGATGAACAGAAAAGTCAACGATTTGGTCAACTATGGTAAAACGATTTCGGTTCTACACAGTAAGAACTCGAAATACGGAGATAAAGGCGAATTCACTCAAAGTTCAAATAGCAGCATATGCGAATACAGTACGAGTACAAGCATTAGCGAAGAACGAAATCTCAGTGGATGCATTGTTATTAATCGACCGCATATGTCGAAAGATATGAGGTGGCAGGCGATTAATCACACGATGAAACAAAACGGGTTTCTCGGATTGAGACATTTCAATCTGTTGAAAAAACTTGGGTGTGGGGATATCGGTACGGTTTATCTTGCGGAATTAGTTGGCACAAATTACCCTTTTGCCATTAAAGTTATGGATAATGAGTTCTTGGAACGACGGCAAAAGATGCCGAGAGCGCATATGGAACGGGAGATTTTGAGCATTTTGGATCACCCGTTTTTACCTACGCTTTATGCGCATTTTGTTTCGGAGAATTTGTCGTGTTTGGTTATGGAGTATTGTCCGGGTGGCGATTTGCATGTTCTTAGGCAGAAGCAGCCTGCTAGATATTTTCACGAACAAGCGGCACG GTTCTATGTTGCAGAGGTTCTTCTTGCTCTAGAATACTTACATATGCTCGGAATCGTATACCGAGACTTGAAACCCGAAAACATTTTAGTTCGAGAAGACGGTCACATCATGGTCACAGATTTCGACCTTTCCCTTAGGTGTTCCGTAAACCCAACTCTACTCCAACCCTCTTCGTCGGGCCCACTTGAGCCACCTAGGATGTCGGGCCCGTGCGCAGGTTCAAGCTGCATCGACCCATTTTGCATCAAACCCACCTGCCAACAAGTCTCATGCTTCAAGTCTAGACTCTTATCCGCACCAAAATCCCGTAAAGCAAAACCCGACTTAACCGCACTAAACCGCTCATTACCACAGCTCGTGGCCGAGCCAACGGAAGCTCGATCCAACTCGTTTGTCGGGACCCACGAGTATCTAGCtccggaaatcatcaaaggagaGGGTCACGGGAGTGCAGTCGATTGGTGGACTTTCGGTATATTTCTTTACGAGCTTTTATACGGGAGGACACCGTTTAAAGGGCCCGGTAACGACGAGACGTTAGCCAATGTGATATTGGAAAACCTTCGGTTTCCCGAAACGCCGTTGGTTAGTTTTCAAGCGCGGGATTTGATCAAAGGGTTATTAGTAAAAGAGCCCGAAAACCGATTGGGGTCACAAAGAGGAGCGGCTGAAATTAAACAACACCCGTTTTTTGATGGGTTGAATTGGGCTTTGATACGGTGTGCGTCTCCGCCCGAGCTGCCCGAACCGTATGATGTCACGGTTTCTAAAGCCGCTTCGTTAGAGAAAGCGAAAAAGTATCTGGATTACAACGAGTCTTCCGATGGGCATCTCGAGTTTGAGTTGTTTTAG